The following are from one region of the Staphylococcus argenteus genome:
- a CDS encoding transglycosylase domain-containing protein, whose amino-acid sequence MTENKGSSQPKKNGNNGGKSNSKKNRNVKRTIIKIIGFMIIAFFVVLLLGILLFAYYAWKAPAFTEAKLQDPIPAKIYDKNGELVKTLDNGQRHEHVNLKDVPKSMKDAVLATEDNRFYEHGALDYKRLFGAIGKNLTGGFGSEGASTLTQQVVKDAFLSQHKSIGRKAQEAYLSYRLEQEYSKDDIFQVYLNKIYYSDGVTGIKAAAKYYFNKDLKDLNLAEEAYLAGLPQVPNNYNIYDHPKAAEDRKDTVLYLMHYHKRITDKQWQEAKKIDLKANLVNRTKEERQNIDTNQDSEYNSYVNFVKSELMNNKEFKDDNLGNVLQSGIKIYTNMDKDVQKTLQNDVDNGSFYKNKDQQVGATILDSKTGGLVAISGGRDFKDVVDRNQATDPHPTGSSLKPFLAYGPAIENMKWATNHAIQDESSYQVEGSTFRNYDTKSHGTVSIYDALRQSFNIPALKTWQSVKQNAGSDAPKKFAAKLGLNYDGEIGPSEVLGGSASEFSPTQLASAFAAIANGGTYNNAHSIQKVVTRDGETIEYDHTSHKAMSDYTAYMLAEMLKGTFKPYGSAYGHGVSGVNMGAKTGTGTYGAETYTQYNLPDNAAKDVWINGFTPQYTMSVWMGFSKVKPYGENSFVGHSQQEYPQYLYENVMSKISSRDGEDFKRPSSVSGSIPSINVSGSQDNNTTNRSTHGGSDTSANSSGTAQSNSNNSRSQQSNNSGGITGLFNN is encoded by the coding sequence ATGACGGAAAACAAAGGATCTTCTCAGCCAAAGAAAAATGGGAACAATGGCGGGAAATCCAATTCAAAAAAGAATAGAAATGTGAAGAGAACGATTATTAAGATTATTGGCTTCATGATTATTGCATTTTTCGTTGTTCTTTTACTAGGTATCTTATTGTTTGCTTATTATGCTTGGAAAGCACCTGCTTTTACCGAAGCTAAATTACAAGACCCAATTCCTGCAAAAATATATGACAAGAATGGTGAACTTGTTAAGACATTAGATAATGGTCAAAGACATGAGCACGTTAATTTAAAAGATGTGCCAAAATCAATGAAAGACGCAGTGTTAGCAACTGAAGACAATCGTTTCTACGAACATGGTGCGCTAGATTATAAACGTTTGTTTGGTGCGATTGGTAAGAACTTAACAGGTGGATTTGGTTCTGAAGGTGCTTCAACATTAACACAACAAGTTGTTAAAGATGCATTTTTATCTCAACATAAGTCTATCGGACGTAAAGCACAAGAAGCTTACTTATCATATCGTTTAGAACAAGAATATAGTAAAGATGATATATTCCAAGTATATCTGAACAAAATTTACTATTCTGATGGTGTAACTGGCATTAAAGCTGCTGCTAAGTATTACTTCAACAAAGATTTGAAAGATTTAAACTTAGCTGAAGAAGCATATTTGGCAGGCTTACCTCAGGTTCCAAACAATTATAATATTTATGATCATCCTAAAGCCGCTGAAGACCGTAAAGACACTGTTTTATACTTAATGCATTATCATAAACGCATTACTGATAAACAGTGGCAAGAAGCTAAGAAAATCGATCTTAAAGCGAATTTAGTTAATCGTACTAAAGAAGAACGTCAAAACATTGATACAAATCAAGATTCTGAGTATAACTCTTACGTTAACTTTGTAAAATCTGAATTAATGAACAATAAAGAGTTCAAAGATGATAATTTAGGTAATGTTTTACAAAGTGGTATCAAGATTTATACAAATATGGATAAAGATGTTCAAAAAACATTACAAAATGATGTTGATAACGGTAGCTTCTACAAGAATAAAGACCAACAAGTTGGTGCAACAATTCTTGATAGTAAAACTGGTGGTTTAGTTGCCATCTCTGGTGGACGCGATTTCAAAGATGTCGTTGACAGAAACCAAGCAACAGACCCTCATCCTACTGGTTCATCTTTAAAACCATTCTTAGCGTATGGTCCTGCCATTGAAAATATGAAATGGGCAACTAACCATGCGATTCAAGATGAATCTTCATATCAAGTTGAAGGTTCTACATTTAGAAACTACGATACTAAGAGTCATGGTACAGTTTCAATTTATGATGCTCTTCGTCAAAGTTTCAATATTCCAGCATTAAAAACTTGGCAATCAGTTAAGCAAAACGCTGGAAGCGACGCTCCTAAGAAATTCGCAGCAAAATTAGGATTGAATTATGATGGCGAAATCGGACCTTCAGAAGTACTTGGTGGTTCTGCATCAGAATTCTCACCTACACAATTAGCATCAGCATTTGCTGCAATTGCTAACGGTGGTACTTATAACAATGCTCACTCAATTCAAAAAGTAGTGACACGTGACGGCGAAACTATTGAGTACGATCACACTAGCCATAAAGCTATGAGTGATTACACAGCTTATATGTTAGCTGAAATGTTAAAAGGTACGTTCAAACCTTATGGTTCTGCATATGGTCATGGTGTATCTGGCGTAAATATGGGTGCCAAAACTGGTACTGGTACTTACGGTGCAGAAACTTATACACAGTATAATCTACCTGACAACGCAGCGAAAGACGTATGGATAAATGGCTTTACTCCTCAATACACTATGTCAGTGTGGATGGGCTTCAGTAAAGTTAAACCATATGGTGAAAATTCATTTGTTGGACATAGCCAACAAGAATATCCACAATATTTATACGAAAATGTAATGTCTAAAATCTCTTCTAGAGATGGCGAAGACTTCAAACGTCCAAGCTCAGTAAGTGGTAGCATTCCATCAATTAATGTTTCTGGCAGTCAAGATAACAACACTACAAATCGTAGCACACACGGTGGTAGTGACACGTCAGCAAACAGTAGTGGTACTGCTCAATCTAATAGTAATAACTCTAGATCACAACAATCAAATAATAGCGGCGGAATTACAGGGTTATTTAATAACTAA
- a CDS encoding DUF1273 domain-containing protein, producing MVKTVYVTGYKSFELNIFKDDAPEVHYLKQFIKHKIEQLLDEGLEWVLIQGQMGIELWTAEVVIELQKTYESLKFAVITPFQGHTEKWNEHNQSKYANIIKHADYVDSIFHTPYQGPFQFKQADQFMLEHSDQTLLIYDEEQEASPKFFKQMLVDFMEKTNYTCDIVTFDELTVFINDLQWSEDQSF from the coding sequence ATGGTTAAAACGGTATATGTGACAGGTTATAAATCATTCGAATTAAATATTTTTAAAGACGACGCACCTGAAGTACATTATTTAAAACAATTTATTAAGCATAAAATCGAACAATTGTTAGATGAAGGGTTAGAATGGGTGTTAATTCAAGGGCAAATGGGTATAGAATTATGGACTGCTGAAGTGGTAATTGAGCTTCAAAAAACGTATGAATCGTTAAAGTTTGCGGTCATTACGCCGTTTCAAGGACATACCGAAAAGTGGAATGAACATAATCAAAGCAAGTATGCCAATATTATTAAGCATGCAGATTATGTTGATAGTATTTTTCATACCCCGTATCAAGGTCCTTTTCAATTTAAACAAGCAGATCAATTTATGCTTGAACATTCAGATCAAACGTTGCTCATTTATGATGAGGAACAAGAGGCTAGCCCTAAGTTCTTCAAGCAGATGTTAGTTGATTTTATGGAAAAAACAAACTATACTTGTGATATTGTGACGTTCGATGAATTAACAGTATTCATCAATGACTTACAGTGGTCTGAAGATCAAAGTTTCTAA
- the nth gene encoding endonuclease III has product MVSKKKALEMIDIIANMFPDAECELKHDNPFELTIAVLLSAQCTDVLVNRVTNELFKKYKTPEDYLAVSDEELMNDIRSIGLYRNKAKNIKKLCQSLLDQYNGEIPQTHKELESLAGVGRKTANVVMSVAFGEPSLAVDTHVERVSKRLGINRWKDNVRQVEDRLCSIIPRDRWNRSHHQLIFFGRYHCLARKPKCDICPLLDDCREGQKRYKASLKEA; this is encoded by the coding sequence ATGGTAAGTAAGAAAAAAGCTTTAGAAATGATTGATATAATAGCGAATATGTTTCCGGATGCAGAATGTGAATTGAAACATGATAATCCATTCGAGTTGACTATTGCAGTATTATTATCTGCACAATGTACAGATGTCCTTGTAAATAGGGTGACTAATGAGTTATTTAAAAAATATAAAACGCCAGAAGATTATTTAGCAGTAAGTGATGAAGAACTTATGAATGATATTCGTTCTATTGGCTTATATCGTAATAAAGCTAAAAATATTAAAAAACTTTGCCAATCACTTCTTGATCAATATAATGGTGAAATACCACAAACACATAAAGAATTAGAAAGTTTAGCAGGTGTCGGTCGCAAAACTGCGAATGTAGTTATGAGTGTAGCGTTTGGAGAGCCGTCATTAGCAGTAGATACTCATGTAGAACGAGTATCAAAACGTTTGGGTATTAATCGTTGGAAAGACAATGTACGTCAAGTAGAAGATCGTTTATGCTCTATAATACCTAGAGATAGATGGAATAGAAGCCATCACCAATTAATTTTCTTTGGTAGATACCATTGTTTAGCTCGTAAACCTAAATGTGATATATGTCCGTTGTTAGATGATTGTAGAGAAGGACAAAAACGTTATAAAGCTAGTTTGAAAGAAGCGTGA
- the asnS gene encoding asparagine--tRNA ligase: protein MKTTIKQAKDHLNQDVTIGAWLTNKRSSGKIAFLQLRDGTGFMQGVVVKSEVDEEVFKLAKEITQESSLYVTGTITEDNRSDLGYEMQVKSIEVISEAHDYPITPKNHGTEFLMDHRHLWLRSKKQHAVMKIRNEIIRATYEFFNNDGFTKVDPPILTASAPEGTSELFHTKYFDQDAFLSQSGQLYLEAAAMAHGKVFSFGPTFRAEKSKTRRHLIEFWMIEGEMAFTNHAESLEIQEQYVTHVVKSILENCKLELKILERDTSKLEKVATPFPRISYDDAIEFLKAEGFDDIEWGEDFGAPHETAIANHYDLPVFITNYPTKIKPFYMQPNPENEETVLCADLIAPEGYGEIIGGSERVDDLELLEQRVKEHGLDEEAYSYYLDLRRYGSVPHSGFGLGLERTVAWISGVEHVRETAPFPRLLNRLYP, encoded by the coding sequence ATGAAAACAACGATTAAACAAGCGAAAGATCATTTAAACCAAGACGTTACAATTGGTGCTTGGCTAACAAATAAACGTTCAAGTGGTAAAATTGCCTTTTTACAACTACGTGATGGTACTGGATTTATGCAAGGTGTAGTAGTTAAATCAGAAGTTGATGAAGAGGTTTTTAAACTTGCGAAAGAAATTACACAAGAATCATCTCTTTATGTAACAGGTACAATTACTGAAGATAATCGTTCTGACTTAGGATATGAAATGCAAGTGAAATCAATTGAAGTGATATCTGAGGCACACGATTATCCTATTACACCTAAAAATCATGGTACAGAATTTTTAATGGATCACCGTCACTTATGGTTACGTTCTAAAAAGCAACATGCTGTAATGAAAATTAGAAATGAAATTATTCGTGCTACTTATGAATTTTTCAATAACGATGGATTTACTAAAGTTGATCCACCGATTTTAACTGCAAGTGCACCAGAAGGTACGAGTGAATTATTCCATACTAAATACTTTGATCAAGATGCATTTTTATCACAAAGTGGTCAGTTATACTTAGAAGCTGCTGCAATGGCTCATGGAAAGGTATTTTCATTTGGTCCGACTTTCAGAGCTGAGAAATCTAAAACACGTAGACACTTAATTGAGTTCTGGATGATTGAAGGTGAAATGGCATTCACAAATCATGCTGAAAGTTTAGAAATTCAAGAACAATATGTGACACATGTTGTTAAATCAATTTTAGAAAATTGTAAACTTGAATTGAAAATTTTAGAGCGTGATACTTCAAAACTTGAAAAAGTTGCTACGCCATTCCCTAGAATTTCATATGACGATGCAATCGAATTCTTAAAAGCAGAAGGATTTGATGATATCGAATGGGGTGAAGACTTTGGAGCACCACATGAAACAGCCATTGCAAATCATTATGATTTACCAGTATTTATTACAAATTATCCAACTAAGATTAAACCATTCTACATGCAACCAAATCCTGAAAATGAAGAAACTGTATTATGTGCAGACTTAATTGCTCCAGAGGGGTATGGTGAAATAATTGGTGGATCTGAACGTGTAGATGATTTAGAATTATTAGAACAACGCGTTAAAGAGCACGGCTTAGATGAAGAAGCATATAGTTACTATCTAGACTTACGTCGATATGGTAGCGTACCACATAGTGGTTTTGGTTTAGGTTTAGAACGCACAGTTGCTTGGATTTCTGGTGTAGAACATGTTCGTGAAACGGCACCATTCCCAAGATTATTAAACCGTTTATACCCATAA
- a CDS encoding THUMP domain-containing class I SAM-dependent RNA methyltransferase: MFQLLAVCPMGLEAVVAKEIQELGYETNVENGRIFFEGDASAIVKANLWLRTADRIKIVVGRFNATTFDELFEQTKALPWESIIDKEGNFPVQGRSVKSTLHSVPDCQAITKKAIVERLKRAYNEKGWLNESGAKYPVEVAILKDNVLLTIDTSGSGLNRRGYRLAQGEAPIKETLAASLIRLANWNGDTPLIDPFCGSGTIAIEACLIAQNIAPGFNREFVSEQWNIMPANIYDDYRDEADKMADYDKEIQVYASDIDPEMVEIAKRNAEEVGLADIIKFSVKDVNTLTIDTEEPVALIGNPPYGERIGDREEVEEMYRYIGKLMKQHPYLSTYILTSNKEFEYLVDRKATKRRKLFNGYIECTYYQYWGKKAERKTIDN, encoded by the coding sequence ATGTTTCAATTACTTGCAGTTTGTCCGATGGGATTAGAAGCAGTTGTTGCAAAAGAAATACAAGAATTAGGCTATGAAACAAATGTTGAAAATGGTCGTATCTTTTTTGAAGGGGATGCAAGTGCAATTGTAAAAGCTAATTTATGGTTACGTACGGCTGATAGAATCAAAATAGTAGTTGGTCGCTTTAATGCAACAACGTTTGATGAATTATTCGAACAAACCAAAGCATTACCATGGGAATCAATTATAGACAAAGAAGGTAATTTCCCAGTTCAAGGACGAAGTGTTAAATCAACGTTACATAGTGTGCCTGACTGTCAGGCAATAACTAAGAAAGCCATCGTTGAGCGTTTAAAGCGTGCGTATAATGAAAAAGGGTGGTTAAATGAATCAGGTGCAAAGTATCCAGTTGAAGTTGCTATTTTAAAAGATAATGTATTACTGACTATCGACACATCAGGGTCAGGTTTAAACAGACGTGGCTACAGGTTAGCACAAGGTGAAGCACCTATTAAAGAAACATTAGCAGCTAGTTTAATTCGACTTGCAAACTGGAACGGTGATACACCATTAATTGATCCGTTTTGTGGATCAGGAACAATTGCCATTGAAGCTTGTCTAATTGCACAAAATATTGCACCTGGATTTAATCGTGAATTTGTATCAGAACAATGGAACATCATGCCGGCAAATATTTATGATGATTATAGAGATGAAGCAGATAAAATGGCAGACTATGATAAAGAAATTCAAGTATATGCTTCTGATATTGATCCAGAAATGGTTGAAATTGCAAAACGAAATGCCGAAGAAGTTGGTTTAGCAGATATAATTAAGTTTAGTGTTAAAGACGTCAATACTTTAACAATCGATACGGAAGAACCGGTGGCATTAATTGGAAATCCACCTTATGGTGAACGTATAGGTGACCGTGAAGAAGTTGAAGAAATGTATCGTTATATCGGCAAATTAATGAAACAACATCCTTATTTATCAACATATATTTTAACAAGTAATAAAGAATTTGAATATTTAGTAGATCGTAAAGCAACAAAACGACGTAAATTATTTAATGGCTATATTGAATGTACGTATTATCAATATTGGGGTAAAAAGGCTGAACGTAAAACGATCGATAACTAA
- a CDS encoding DnaD domain-containing protein, with protein sequence MDKYQLKTRPVVIRRELLDHYSELGLDEQDLVILLKLIYASETSNKQPSIELLQKGSTMQPRDVTAVIQNLIQRELLELQVQKDEEGKFTEYMNLDPFFEKLSQILKQQSMDTKVQDNKEKFKQLFRILEDTFARPLSPFEIETLNQWIDVDKHDTTIIQAALDEANSLNKLSFKYMDRILLNWKKNNVKTIDDSRKIREKFNKPKMTHTVKSVPKFDWLNGENLDGK encoded by the coding sequence ATGGATAAATATCAATTGAAAACAAGACCTGTAGTGATTCGAAGAGAATTGTTAGACCATTACAGTGAATTAGGTTTAGATGAGCAAGATTTAGTTATTTTGCTCAAATTGATTTATGCTTCCGAAACTTCAAATAAACAGCCTTCAATAGAATTATTGCAAAAAGGTTCAACAATGCAACCGCGTGATGTTACTGCAGTCATTCAGAATTTAATACAGCGTGAATTGCTTGAATTACAAGTTCAAAAAGACGAAGAAGGTAAGTTTACTGAATATATGAATCTTGATCCATTTTTTGAAAAGTTAAGCCAGATTTTAAAGCAACAAAGTATGGATACGAAAGTACAAGATAATAAAGAAAAGTTCAAACAACTATTTAGAATTTTAGAAGATACTTTTGCTAGACCTTTATCTCCATTTGAAATTGAAACATTAAATCAATGGATTGATGTGGATAAGCATGATACAACAATTATTCAAGCTGCTTTAGATGAAGCGAATAGCTTAAATAAACTTAGTTTTAAATATATGGATCGTATTTTACTAAATTGGAAGAAAAATAATGTGAAAACCATTGATGATTCTAGAAAAATACGTGAAAAATTTAATAAACCAAAAATGACACATACCGTTAAATCGGTGCCAAAATTTGATTGGTTAAATGGAGAGAACCTTGATGGTAAGTAA
- a CDS encoding YpoC family protein, with product MTNLTKEDFQALEATIDIFAKNKKLGSDEAKPYLDEYHEKIIAYFMQINGISDDIDFNNLDDYPVVPMNFKERYDYMIERKYHFMGYRQMKTFIIEIIKMNASYQTRIKNKKA from the coding sequence ATGACTAATTTAACAAAAGAGGATTTTCAAGCACTAGAAGCCACTATTGATATTTTTGCTAAAAATAAAAAATTAGGTTCTGATGAAGCGAAGCCATATTTGGATGAATATCATGAAAAAATCATTGCATATTTTATGCAAATTAATGGAATTAGTGATGATATTGACTTTAATAATCTAGATGACTATCCAGTCGTTCCTATGAATTTTAAAGAAAGATATGATTATATGATTGAGCGTAAATATCATTTTATGGGATATCGACAAATGAAAACATTTATAATAGAAATAATTAAAATGAACGCGAGTTATCAAACAAGAATAAAAAATAAAAAAGCATAG
- a CDS encoding YppE family protein: MNDIVKALIYEVNNMQQYFEHVKSQQQDHDFYQIVKPYTVQIDGLLNKLKLHRELIIQVPYMNQRKFELLISNIEQLSVECHFKRTSRKLFIEKLKSVQYDLQNILDGLVKEGIYG; this comes from the coding sequence ATGAATGATATAGTCAAAGCACTTATTTATGAAGTTAACAACATGCAACAATATTTTGAACATGTTAAATCACAACAACAAGATCATGATTTTTATCAAATTGTAAAACCATATACAGTTCAAATTGATGGGCTATTAAATAAATTGAAATTGCATCGTGAATTAATTATTCAAGTACCTTATATGAATCAAAGAAAATTTGAATTATTGATTTCGAACATTGAACAATTGTCTGTTGAGTGTCATTTTAAACGAACGAGCAGAAAGTTATTTATTGAAAAGTTGAAAAGTGTTCAATATGATTTGCAAAACATTTTAGATGGCTTAGTTAAAGAGGGTATCTATGGTTAA
- the gpsB gene encoding cell division regulator GpsB: MSDVSLKLSAKDIYEKDFEKTMARGYRREEVDAFLDDIIADYQKMADMNNEVVKLSEENHKLKKELEELRLRVATSRPQDNKSFSSNNTTTNASSNNVDILKRISNLEKAVFGK; the protein is encoded by the coding sequence ATGTCAGATGTTTCATTGAAATTATCAGCAAAAGATATTTACGAAAAAGATTTTGAAAAAACAATGGCTCGTGGCTATAGAAGAGAAGAAGTAGATGCATTTTTAGATGACATTATTGCTGATTATCAAAAAATGGCCGATATGAATAACGAAGTTGTAAAATTGTCAGAAGAGAACCATAAACTTAAAAAAGAATTAGAAGAATTAAGACTACGTGTAGCAACATCTAGACCTCAAGATAATAAAAGTTTTTCTTCAAATAATACAACAACAAATGCATCATCAAATAATGTAGATATATTAAAACGTATTTCAAACTTAGAAAAAGCTGTATTTGGTAAATAA
- the recU gene encoding Holliday junction resolvase RecU — translation MNYPNGKPYRKNSAIDGGKTPPAFSNIEYGGRGMSLEKDIEQSNSFYLKSDIAVIHKKPTPVQIVNVNYPKRSKAVINEAYFRTPSTTDYNGVYQGYYIDFEAKETKNKTSFPLNNIHDHQVEHMKNAYQQKGIVFLLIRFKTLDEVYLLPYSKFEIFWNRYKDNIKKSITVDEIRKNGYHIPYQYQPRLDYLKAVDKLILDESEDRV, via the coding sequence ATGAATTATCCAAATGGTAAACCATATCGTAAAAATAGTGCTATAGACGGAGGGAAAACACCCCCTGCCTTTAGTAATATTGAATACGGTGGACGTGGTATGTCACTTGAAAAAGATATCGAACAATCAAATTCGTTTTATCTTAAAAGCGACATTGCTGTTATTCATAAGAAACCTACTCCTGTACAGATAGTTAATGTTAATTATCCAAAACGGAGTAAAGCTGTGATTAATGAAGCATATTTTCGTACACCTTCAACAACTGATTATAATGGCGTTTACCAAGGTTATTATATTGATTTTGAAGCAAAGGAGACTAAAAACAAAACTTCCTTTCCTTTAAACAATATCCATGACCACCAAGTCGAACATATGAAAAATGCATACCAACAAAAAGGTATTGTCTTTTTATTGATTCGTTTTAAAACGCTAGATGAAGTTTATCTTTTACCTTATTCAAAATTCGAAATATTTTGGAATAGATACAAGGATAATATTAAAAAATCTATAACAGTTGATGAAATACGAAAAAATGGTTACCATATTCCTTATCAGTATCAACCAAGATTAGACTATCTAAAAGCAGTTGATAAGTTGATATTAGATGAAAGTGAGGACCGCGTATGA